The following are from one region of the Odontesthes bonariensis isolate fOdoBon6 chromosome 16, fOdoBon6.hap1, whole genome shotgun sequence genome:
- the slc22a6l gene encoding solute carrier family 22 member 6 yields the protein MAFGDLLEQVGSTGRFQVLHVTLLSIPVLMMASHNLLQNFVAVVPPHYCSPHSNLSQSQLSPEETLLITVPLDEAGKPNRCQRYVTPQWHLLAKNGSSNPGEHGEDGEELEAALQECTDGWSYNMTAMTSTIISDWHLVCDTRSLKQMGQTVYMGGVLLGALLFGGLSDRYGRRILLLISNLLMAVSGTCTAFSPSFPLFCLFRFGCGMALSGLGLNTFSLIVEWIPTRVRTVTGTVTGYCYTLGQLLLAAVAYFLRDWRWLTLAVSLPFYVFFLISWWFHESSRWLALNNKPEQAVKTLQSVARFNGRHDEAEKIDIKMLQESMKKEMSSSQGSYSVLDLFRTPKMRVMTICLSAVWLSTSFAYYGIAMDLQKFGVDIYLIQVIFGAVDIPAKVVVTVCMSFIGRRPSQCGALIVAGVTILINVLVPYDKQTVRTCLAVLGKGCLAASFNCCYLYSGELYPTIIRQNGMGWVSMMARVGSMVAPMVLLAGDYIPWLPGLIYGGAPILSGVAAIFLPETLGTHLPDTIQDVEDRGSEKSSAMSPKEAMTLQDTESNLLKQAV from the exons ATGGCTTTTGGAGACCTGCTTGAACAGGTGGGCAGCACGGGGCGCTTCCAGGTCCTGCATGTGACGCTCCTGAGCATACCCGTCCTGATGATGGCCAGCCACAACCTGCTGCAGAACTTTGTGGCTGTGGTTCCTCCCCACTACTGTAGCCCTCATTCCAATCTGTCCCAGTCCCAGCTGAGCCCAGAGGAAACTCTGCTCATCACAGTGCCGCTGGACGAAGCAGGGAAACCGAACCGGTGCCAGCGGTACGTTACTCCTCAGTGGCACCTTTTGGCTAAGAATGGGAGCTCTAATCCCGGGGAGCACGGAGAGGATGGGGAAGAGTTGGAGGCAGCCCTGCAGGAATGCACGGACGGATGGTCTTATAACATGACTGCGATGACTTCCACAATCATATCTGAT tggCACTTGGTGTGCGACACGCGCTCTTTGAAGCAAATGGGACAAACCGTCTACATGGGAGGTGTGCTTCTGGGGGCTCTTCTCTTCGGAGGTCTTTCCGACAG ATACGGTCGGCGCATCCTCCTGCTCATTTCCAACCTGCTGATGGCAGTTTCAGGAACATGCACGGCTTTCTCGCCCTCCTTCCCTCTCTTCTGCTTGTTCCGGTTCGGTTGCGGCATGGCTCTGTCAGGCCTGGGACTCAACACCTTCTCACTCA TTGTAGAGTGGATCCCGACTCGTGTGCGGACCGTGACGGGGACAGTCACAGGCTACTGTTACACGCTGGGACAGCTGCTCCTGGCAGCCGTTGCTTACTTCCTCCGGGACTGGAGGTGGTTGACCCTGGCCGTGTCGTTGCCCTTCTATGTTTTCTTCCTTATCTCATG GTGGTTTCATGAATCCTCCAGATGGTTAGCGCTGAATAATAAGCCCGAACAAGCCGTGAAGACACTTCAAAGTGTGGCCAGATTTAACGGACGCCATGATGAGGCAGAAAAAATTGACATTAAA ATGTTACAAGAGTCCATGAAAAAAGAGATGTCCTCCTCCCAGGGGTCCTACTCTGTCCTGGATCTGTTCCGCACTCCCAAAATGCGTGTTATGACCATATGCCTCAGTGCTGTCTG GTTATCGACCAGCTTTGCCTACTATGGTATTGCTATGGACCTACAGAAGTTTGGGGTGGACATCTACTTGATACAAGTCATCTTTGGAGCCGTTGACATCCCTGCTAAAGTTGTGGTGACTGTATGCATGAGTTTTATTGGACGCCGGCCATCACAATGCGGCGCTCTCATTGTCGCCGGAGTCACTATTCTGATCAACGTGCTGGTACCTTACG ATAAACAGACTGTACGCACCTGCCTGGCTGTGCTGGGCAAAGGTTGTCTTGCTGCATCGTTCAACTGCTGTTACCTTTACTCTGGAGAACTCTACCCCACCATCATTCG TCAGAATGGCATGGGATGGGTGTCCATGATGGCCCGTGTAGGATCTATGGTGGCCCCAATGGTGCTGCTTGCTGGGGACTACATTCCGTGGCTACCAGGTTTAATCTATGGAGGAGCACCAATCCTCTCTGGGGTGGCTGCAATTTTTCTTCCAGAAACACTCGGCACGCACCTTCCTGACACAATACAAGACGTGGAAGACAG GGGATCTGAGAAAAGCTCCGCGATGTCACCAAAGGAAGCAATGACCTTGCAGGACACCGAGTCGAATCTCCTGAAGCAGGCTGTCTGA